Genomic window (Caldinitratiruptor microaerophilus):
GTCATCACCCTCGGCTTTCCCGTGGGGTCCGGCTCCATCTCCTCCGTCCGTGTCACGTAGAACCCCGGCCCCTCCGGCACAGAGAGCAACTCTTTACCCATGCCTACCTCGTCCCTTCCTTCGAGGACCGCTCACTTCCGCGCGTTTCGATGGAGGTCGTTCTCGCCCATCGACCGGATTCCTTCCCGGAGCCTCCCTGGGGCACGGGTAGTGCGGTGACCTCGCGTCGGGCCGGGCGATATTCTCTCCAGGCTGAACCAGGCGAACCGCTGCCCGCGTTCCCACTTCCCTCTCAGTTCCTCTTGACGCGAAACCGCCCTTGCCGTAAGATATGGAACGCTGCCGGGGAACCCGGCAGCGTCGTGGAGGGGTAGCGAAGTGGCCAAACGCGCCTGACTGTAAATCAGGTGGCTCTGCCTTCGGAGGTTCGAATCCTTCCCCCTCCACCACGTCCACACGCCAAGGGCCGGCGTCCGCGGGACGCCGGCCCGAATTCGTTTTGTTTCGTCCGGCGGAGGGCCCTCCCAGGCCGGCGTCATCGCCGCATCCGGCGTTCGACCCGCGGGATGGACTTCCGCCCGCAGGGACCCCCCATGCGGACGGGGCGGCCGGGACAGTCTGATTCGTGTAGGGTTCGGTGAGGTCGTCAGGGTCAGGCGCCACCCTGCGCAGCGGCCGGCAGGAGCTTGCCATGACGTGCGAGAAGGACACGCTGCTTCGGGCCTGCCGCGACAGGGTGGGCCGGGAAGCGTGCAGAGGAGGTGTTTTTGCATGGCAGGGCAGTTCGCGGGCAAGGTGGCACTGGTGACGGGCGGGGCCTCCGGAATCGGCCGGGCGACCGCGCTCGCCTTCGCCCGGGAGGGCGCGAACGTCGTGGTGGCGGACGTGAGCGCCGAGGGCGGCGAGGACACGGTCCGCCAGATCAAGGCCGCAGGCGGCGACGCCGTCTTCGTTCGCGCCGACGTGTCGAACTCCGCCGACGTCCAGAACATGGTGAAGGTGACGGTCGACACCTTCGGCCGGCTCGACTACGCCTTCAACAACGCCGGCATCGAGGGCGCCCTCGCCCCCACCGCCGACTACCCCGAGGACGTGTGGCACCGTGTGCTGGGCATCAACCTGAGCGGCGTGTTCCTCTGCATGAAGTACGAGATCCCGGAGATGGTCAAGCGGGGCGGCGGGGCGATCGTGAACAACGCGTCCATCCTCGGGCTGGTCGGCTTCGCCAACGCCCCGGCGTACACGGCGGCCAAGCACGGGGTGGTCGGCCTCACGAAGGTGGCGGCCATGGAGTACGCCCAGCGCGGCATCCGCATCAACGCCGTGTGCCCCGGCTTCATCGAGACGCCGATGGTCATGGAGCGCGGGGTTGCAGCCGGCAAGAACCGGGAGGTGTACGAGCAGATCGCGGCTCTGTCGGCGATGAAGCGGATGGGCAAGCCCGAAGAGATCGCCGCCGCCGTGATGTGGCTCTGCTCGGACGCCGCCTCGTACGTGACCGGGACCGCCCTCACCGTGGACGGCGCGTACACGGCGCAGTGAGGTCCCAGCCTCCGGGGGGCGCTGCCGGGCGATCGTGCGGCCGGGGCCCCAGGGCCCCGGCCGCCGTTCACGCCTCTTCCTCATGGACCACTTCCGGTCTCGGGACGGATTCGAACCCCACGGCCGGCGATTCGTTCACGATGAGCCGGAACACGTCGGGCCGGTTGTAGTGACCAATCACGTCGAAGTCGTATCGGGCCTGGGTGATCTGGTCGAGGTCGAGATCGGCGGTGAGGATCCCTTCCCGGTCGTACAGGGGGCCGGCCAGGTACTGCCCGAGCGGGCCGAGGATGGCGCTGCCCCCGCGGCACAGGACCTCGGGGCCGGGGCCGAGGTCCTCCCAGTCGGCCGGCATGATCTGCCGGGTGACGAACTGGTTGCAGGAGAGCACGAAGCACCGGCCCTCGCAGGCGATGTGCTGGATGGTCGCCTGCCAGGTGTCCCGGCAGTCGGCGGTGGGGGCCAGGTAGATCTCGACGCCCTTGCCGTACATCGCCATCCGGGCGAGCGGCATGTAGTTCTCCCAGCAGATCAGGCCGCCCACGGTGCCGAACTCC
Coding sequences:
- a CDS encoding carbon-nitrogen hydrolase family protein, giving the protein MGTSVRVAVVQAAPVLLDREATVGKTVRLIEEAAGQGTRLIVFPEAFIPAYPRGLTFGTVVGSRSEAGRRAFARYWDNAVDVPGPATEAIGAAARRTGAYVAVGVIERAGPYRGSTLYCTLLYFGPDGSLLGKHRKLKPTGAERLIWGEGDGSTLTAIRTEFGTVGGLICWENYMPLARMAMYGKGVEIYLAPTADCRDTWQATIQHIACEGRCFVLSCNQFVTRQIMPADWEDLGPGPEVLCRGGSAILGPLGQYLAGPLYDREGILTADLDLDQITQARYDFDVIGHYNRPDVFRLIVNESPAVGFESVPRPEVVHEEEA
- a CDS encoding SDR family oxidoreductase codes for the protein MAGQFAGKVALVTGGASGIGRATALAFAREGANVVVADVSAEGGEDTVRQIKAAGGDAVFVRADVSNSADVQNMVKVTVDTFGRLDYAFNNAGIEGALAPTADYPEDVWHRVLGINLSGVFLCMKYEIPEMVKRGGGAIVNNASILGLVGFANAPAYTAAKHGVVGLTKVAAMEYAQRGIRINAVCPGFIETPMVMERGVAAGKNREVYEQIAALSAMKRMGKPEEIAAAVMWLCSDAASYVTGTALTVDGAYTAQ